The genomic stretch CAGGGTATTGATTTAATCACACTTATGGTAGATGGTAAATTAGCCTCCTCCCGTTCTGATGCTAGAAGAAATATTCAGCAGGGTGGCGTAACGGTTAATGATGAAAAAGTAACTGAGTTTGACAGAGTATTTACTGCGAATGACCTTGATTCCGATGGAATGCTGCTTATCAGAAAAGGTAAAAAAGCTTACCATGCATTTAAAATAGAAGCATAAAAATCTTTCCCTTAGGAGGTAACGTCTATGCCCTGGTGTCCTGAATGCAAATCAGAATATATTGACGGCTTCACTACCTGCAATACCTGTGGTGTGCCACTTGTTGACAGCCTTGAGGAGACAGAAGAAACCATAGAATTCCTGGATACGAAAAAGGAATCCTTTGCAAAGAAATTTATTCAGTTTCTGGAATACTCCAACATTACAAATGTTTCTTATCAACACAAAGAGGAAGAGGATTCCTATGCTATAATGATTCGAAAAAAGGATCAGAAACAGGTTAAGAAATTATATGATGCTTTTTATGCCGTTGAAGCGGAAAAAACACTAAAAGCCGCTGCAATGAAAGATGTCAGGGAAACCTCTGATAATGAGAATTCTTCCGAAAGCAAGGATGCGGAAACTGATTACGATGTTATTACCGGTGATGAGTCAGAGGAAGCATACGACGACTTAGAAGCCTCAGAGGAAGAGATTCCGGAGGAACTCTTTGCACAGGAGGAAGTTCAGGGAATTTTTGAAAGTGCAAGACCTGCCGTTGCAGAATCTGCTACTTATATTAAAAAAGAAGAACAGTACAGAGATTTAAGCTCTTCTGCTGTTACTTTTCTGGTAGTATCTGTACTTGGTCTGGTTGGCGTTGTATTAAATGCTCTGGGTGTAATTACAATAATCTCCGGTCTGCTGTCTTACCTGGTTATGAGTGCCGTGTTCATTGCGTTCTTTATTATCGGTATAACCACCTATAGTAAGAGCAAAAAGGTAGAGAAAGAAATCAGCGATGAAAATAAGCTGACAGATGCAATTATAGACTGGTTAGATTCCACTCTCACAGAAGAAATGGTTAATGGTTTTGCTAACGATTCTGCTGCTGCAGAAGTTCAATTTCTTCAGAAGCTTGAGAAAATGAAAGCTCTGGTTGTGACACAATTCGGTGAAATGGACGATAAGTATCTGGACAGATTAACGGAAGAATACTATAACGATCATTTTGATGAAGAAGTAAATGAAGAATAGGAAATTGGTCATTAATAGGTTAAAATTTATTATTCATATTAACTCTTATGAATTAGAGGGTATAACAAGCATCTGAAACTTGTTATACCCTCTTAACATTATTTCTCGACTTAAATTAGAATCATCTGTTATATTATAGAAATGGTTATTATTAAAATTAATATAATTGATTGATCATTCGATGGATGATTGTTATTAATTGTATTATTAACTGAAAATATCCTCCAGTTCTTCTTTCGTAAGAGAGTTGATAAATACCTCCTGAGACTGTATTACAGAATCAGATAGATTTTTCTTCTTAAGCTGAAGCTTGTAGATCTTCTCTTCTATCGTCCCTTTGGTTATCAGTTTAATTACATGTACCGAATTCATCTGGCCGATTCGATAGGCTCTGTCCGTCGCTTGATCTTCCACCGCGGGATTCCACCAGGGATCATAATGAATTACAGTATCCGCACCAGTTAAATTAAGCCCGGTACCACCAGCCTTTAAGGATATCAGGAACACTTCTCCTTCCCCTTGATTAAAGCGTTTGACAAATTCATTTCGTTCCTTAACTTTTGTTGAACCTTCCAAATAAAAGCTTTTGATATTGCTTTTCTCAAGTTCATTCTCTATGAGCGATAACATGGAGGTAAACTGTGAAAATACCAGGATTCGGTGGCCGTTGGCCAGACAATCCGTGATAATTTCCATCAGCAGCTCCAGTTTACCGCTACCTCCGGAATAATTCTCAATAAAGGTACCAGGGTGACAGCAGATCTGGCGCAGCCTGGTAAGAGCCGCCAGGATTTTGAGCTTGCTCTTTTGCAGACCTTTCTCCTGTATTTCCAGATTAATCTCATTCTTGGCATTCTCAACATATGCCATATAGATCTTTTTCTGCTCCTCCAGCATATCCGTAAGCATTTTCGTCTCTACCTTATCCGGTAGTTCAAGAAGTACATCCTTTTTCATACGTCTTAAAATAAAGGGAAGGATTCTTTTATTCAGATCCTCTAATACACCCTCTTCTTCCCGCATAATCGGCTTCTCATATTGATTCACAAATCTTGCGTGATGAAACAGATAATCGGGCATGATGAAATCAAAGATTGACCATAACTCTGACAAGGAATTCTCTATGGGAGTACCTGTTAAAGCAAAACGATGTTCCGCTTCCAGTAGTTTTACTGATTTTGCATTGAGAGAATCAGCATTTTTAATATACTGAGCCTCATCAATAAATACAGTATGAAAACAGTGTTTTTGATAAAAATTAATGTCCCTGCGGATTAAAGGATAAGAGGTTATAAGAACATCTGTCTCTTCATTATTCTCTATCATTTCCTGTCTTTCCTTCGGATTACCGGTTACGACAGTAGTACGAAGCATCGGTGCAAAATTCTCAATTTCATCCTGCCAGTTATAGGTTAATGAGGAAGGGCATACTATAAGGAATTTCTTTTCAGGTTCGATTTCCTTAATGGCAGCAATAAACACAATGGTCTGTAATGTTTTACCAAGGCCCATATCATCAGCTAAGATACCGCCAAGCTGATTGTTTGAAAGAGTTCTAAGCCATTTATAACCAATGACCTGATAACTCCTAAGCTCCGCTTGTATCCCCTTTGGTATTTCGTACTCAATGCTGTTGGGATTGATAATAGCTTCTACCAGACGATTAAAGCTATCCGATTTCACTACCTGATATTTACTGGTACTAAGAACATTATTCAGGTAGATTGCAGAACTTTTTGGAATATTGACAGTTTCTCCGTTCATATCACCAGCAACACCAAGGTTATTCAGGATTTCCCAGATGCCAGAGATATTTTCATCCTCAAGATTGATAAAGCTTCCGTCTTTTAAACGGTAATATTTCTTCTTTAAACGGAAGGAGCGGAACATGTCCTTTAATTCTTCACCGGGAATTTCCTCGTAATTGAGATCCATCTCCAGCAGATTCAGACCATTACTTACTCTTAAGCCGGCTTTCATGTTACCCGGAGTCTTTATACCAATCTTTTTGAAAGTTTCGGAATAATATAATTCACAAAACTCCGCCAGTTCCTTTATGGAACTGGTTAAAAACTGATAGATTTCATCATCATTTCTCATAACAAAACCATGCTGCTTCGGTTGAAAGCCAAGCTTTTCCAGAAATTCTATGCAGTTCTCCTCTTTGGCAGGCTGTCTTACGATTATAAAATTATCAATAGGTGCATTGTCAAAAGCATTAAATTCGTAAGTACCATAACGAAATTTAAGCTCTGCATGGACATTGTTCTTATTCCTGTCCAAATAGACGACAGGTTCTAAATCCGCTACGATAAAACGGTCTTTAATTTCTTTTGGAACGTTTAATTTCAAGGTCTCAGTAATTCGCGGCAAAACAGACTCTAAGAATTTATTCTTATTCTGTCCCTTAAACAGTAGGGGTTCCTTGTTTATACCCAGGTTGTTGTAAAAGGGCAGATAGTTGTTTAAAAAACGTTTACTGGGTTTGTACAAACAATCCTTAAAAAAAAGTAATTCTCCTGACTGCATTACAGGTATAACACCACTGCCTTCCGCATAATCCATAACAATTCCGTCCTCTATCAGGGACAAATCATAATTCAGCACTGGATTGTCCTGGGTAAATGCTACATCCTCGTAAGTCTTTCCATACAGGTCCAGCGTAAAATCCATCCCCTCCATAAGATTTAAAAGCCGGAGCAGCATGTTTTTCGTCAGCATAACATTAGTTTTTGAAAACAGCCTGGAGTAGAACAGCTTGTCTATTCCTTCCTGTATCTCATAGATTTCCATTATATAATCCAGTATTTTCTGTGACTGTTTGTCAAATTTGCTTTCACCGGGTAAGAACTTAAATTCCTTACCAATAACGATTGCTTCTTTGTTGTACATATCAGACAGAAATTTCTTTACTGTCTGTACTTTGTAATAATGATGATTTCCCACTCGAAGGGATAACATGGCGGCATTCATATCATTTCGTATAATATTTGGAATTGATATAGTCGGCTTGATATGAAAGGTCTCACCTTTCGTTATCGCATCTTCCTGATTATTAAAATAACCAAGTATCTGGTATACTAATTTTTCTTCCGGATTTTCCGGTTCCTCCATTAAGGAACGTTCCACATAATTGAGCACGAAAAACAGGGCAGCGACCACATGGCGGCAAGCCCCGTTATCTTTTATGTGTTCCGGACAATTACATTTATTATCAAAGGACCCGTCCTCGAAAACCTGGATTACAACCTGATATTCAAAGGTGTCCTTAACAGCAATACGATATTGTTTTTTATGGGCTGACCAGGTCGCATTCACAATGCAGTTTTGTTTATAGTCCTGCAAGCCTCTTGCATATACTGTTTCGCTGGCAGCCAAATTTCTGATTCCCATTCTGGATAACCGTATCATTTCAGACTCCTTCTTCTGTCCATTCTTAGCATCCCTATATTATAACACATAACAAAATACTTTGTTAAGTATTATCCGCTGAAATTCAAAGAAAAAACAAAAAAAAGAGCTTTATTTCCACTAAAAGGATTCTGTACAGTATTCTGGTATGGTATTCTTCGTTGTACTGTTCTCCAGGACATGTTGTCTATCCTTAAACATCATAATAATTCCCTTCGCCAGGCAGACAAATAAACCAACAAAAGGAATAAGCATAAGTACTACTTTTTCACTTCCGATAAATACATAATACAATTCCCATACAAAAAATAACAGCGACAAAACAGCATATAGAAAGCCGATTTTTAAGGTATGATATTTACAGGCTTTATGAGCCATAATTTGCCTTTTCATATTTTCTTCTGTCTGTCTGCCCTGGTATACATACAAATCAGGATGTTTAAAAAAGTTTTTTTGCTTTTTCACACGTATTCCCCCTTTTGCTTTCCTATGTATTAGACGAAGCAAGAGGCGAAAAAGTTTCATAAAATCGTCAGAAAAATGAAATATTTTTGACATAATTCTTAAAATAGTAATAAATAGTATCATTTTAAGCATTGCCATAGGCTGTAAAGTTTATCAATACAATATGTAAGATCAATCTCTTCAACAGAATTTTTTGTTAGTACAGGAATTTCGGCAATCAGCTCCTCACCAATATAATACTTCGCAGTACCAACTTCCGTATCACACATAATCGGTGCTTTTAATAATGCTGGCAGCGTATAATCAATTTTGACTTTTTCTCCTTCTCTCATCAGAAGTGAAATGTCTCCCTCATAATAGAGATCGGCATATTTTTCTTTTCCTTTTACTACTACTACCGGATCGAACTGCTTATCGGCATAAAAAACCTGCTGCATTTCATAATTATTTACCCCATAATCCATTAAAGATTTGGTATCTGCCCATTTATAGTTCTTATGAGGAGGCCACCCAGCTCCTAAAACGGCAGAAACAAAGGTCTTCCCGTTTCTTTGGACCGCACCTACAAAACAATAACCTGCTTTTCCTGTAAATCCAGTTTTTATGCCAATTGCTCCGTTATACAGGGTTAGGAACCTGTCTTTATTACTTACTGAGAATCCTCTTCCTTTGCTTATCTCTGAGAATTGCCAGGAAGGGGTATTAATAATCTTAACGAAGGTTTCATTTTCAATGGCATAACTGGCTATTCTAGACAATTCTACAGCTGTGGTATAGTGTCCGTCAGCATCTAATCCATTAGGAGTAACAAAATTTGTGTGCTCACACCCAAGTTCTTTCGCTTTGGCATTCATCATCATAGCAAAACATTCCACCGACCCGCCTACATGTTCTGCTATTGCAACCGCAACATCATTGTGGGATTCAAGCATGAGTGAATATAAGAGATCCCGCAGATAAAATTTTTCACCAGCCACGGCATTTAATTGCACATCGGGCATACTGGCTGCATATTTAGAAATAGTAACCACATCGTCCAGATTAGCATTTTCCAATGCTATGATGCAGGTCATTATTTTTGTCGTACTGGCCATGGGAAGTTCTTCATAACCGTTCTTTTCATAGAGCACCCTGCCATTGCTGGCATCTACCAGAGCAGCAGCTTTGGCAGTAAGGCTGGATTTCTTTATTCCCTCTTCCTCGGTTACAGAGTCTGTTTCTGATTTTTCCGTTTCTTCTTGATTTTCCTGCCTGATTTTCTCAATCTCCTGAGCAGTTAACCCGTCATCTGCTGATTTAATCTTTTTGCTTTTCTGGCTGTTTTGATTATTGATTTCCTTTAAAACAACTCTATCTTCCGTTAATTGCTGCAATACGCTTCCATATTGTGCTGCAGAAAATACAATGATTACGAAAAATGCTGCAGCAATTCCTATAATACGATTTTTCATATCGGAAAGCATCCTATGATGTACTTATCATTATTCTATTGCATGCACTTCGA from Anaerocolumna sp. AGMB13020 encodes the following:
- a CDS encoding DEAD/DEAH box helicase → MIRLSRMGIRNLAASETVYARGLQDYKQNCIVNATWSAHKKQYRIAVKDTFEYQVVIQVFEDGSFDNKCNCPEHIKDNGACRHVVAALFFVLNYVERSLMEEPENPEEKLVYQILGYFNNQEDAITKGETFHIKPTISIPNIIRNDMNAAMLSLRVGNHHYYKVQTVKKFLSDMYNKEAIVIGKEFKFLPGESKFDKQSQKILDYIMEIYEIQEGIDKLFYSRLFSKTNVMLTKNMLLRLLNLMEGMDFTLDLYGKTYEDVAFTQDNPVLNYDLSLIEDGIVMDYAEGSGVIPVMQSGELLFFKDCLYKPSKRFLNNYLPFYNNLGINKEPLLFKGQNKNKFLESVLPRITETLKLNVPKEIKDRFIVADLEPVVYLDRNKNNVHAELKFRYGTYEFNAFDNAPIDNFIIVRQPAKEENCIEFLEKLGFQPKQHGFVMRNDDEIYQFLTSSIKELAEFCELYYSETFKKIGIKTPGNMKAGLRVSNGLNLLEMDLNYEEIPGEELKDMFRSFRLKKKYYRLKDGSFINLEDENISGIWEILNNLGVAGDMNGETVNIPKSSAIYLNNVLSTSKYQVVKSDSFNRLVEAIINPNSIEYEIPKGIQAELRSYQVIGYKWLRTLSNNQLGGILADDMGLGKTLQTIVFIAAIKEIEPEKKFLIVCPSSLTYNWQDEIENFAPMLRTTVVTGNPKERQEMIENNEETDVLITSYPLIRRDINFYQKHCFHTVFIDEAQYIKNADSLNAKSVKLLEAEHRFALTGTPIENSLSELWSIFDFIMPDYLFHHARFVNQYEKPIMREEEGVLEDLNKRILPFILRRMKKDVLLELPDKVETKMLTDMLEEQKKIYMAYVENAKNEINLEIQEKGLQKSKLKILAALTRLRQICCHPGTFIENYSGGSGKLELLMEIITDCLANGHRILVFSQFTSMLSLIENELEKSNIKSFYLEGSTKVKERNEFVKRFNQGEGEVFLISLKAGGTGLNLTGADTVIHYDPWWNPAVEDQATDRAYRIGQMNSVHVIKLITKGTIEEKIYKLQLKKKNLSDSVIQSQEVFINSLTKEELEDIFS
- a CDS encoding D-alanyl-D-alanine carboxypeptidase family protein; protein product: MKNRIIGIAAAFFVIIVFSAAQYGSVLQQLTEDRVVLKEINNQNSQKSKKIKSADDGLTAQEIEKIRQENQEETEKSETDSVTEEEGIKKSSLTAKAAALVDASNGRVLYEKNGYEELPMASTTKIMTCIIALENANLDDVVTISKYAASMPDVQLNAVAGEKFYLRDLLYSLMLESHNDVAVAIAEHVGGSVECFAMMMNAKAKELGCEHTNFVTPNGLDADGHYTTAVELSRIASYAIENETFVKIINTPSWQFSEISKGRGFSVSNKDRFLTLYNGAIGIKTGFTGKAGYCFVGAVQRNGKTFVSAVLGAGWPPHKNYKWADTKSLMDYGVNNYEMQQVFYADKQFDPVVVVKGKEKYADLYYEGDISLLMREGEKVKIDYTLPALLKAPIMCDTEVGTAKYYIGEELIAEIPVLTKNSVEEIDLTYCIDKLYSLWQCLK